The Engystomops pustulosus chromosome 9, aEngPut4.maternal, whole genome shotgun sequence genome includes a window with the following:
- the C9H8orf48 gene encoding uncharacterized protein C8orf48 homolog, translating into MALSPVSEESPNYEEVLQKSDSLSCGFRYSGDSFESSIGESNGRYKSDASDFITKSEKYLSDSFESFEGESSPQQRSDSFQSLTGDSSRNYESDSFESLSVESGVHRSDSSESSSIETVSIEDDHNDNHQGTGLIGKLIKTLVDGNPRPNNSFQHRLKSDAHQECSGSDNKPVNSYCSIKIEHLRQSAKRQRQRKRHPLTRPGAAANTHEPCPVPRELMNRLQLQRIKETIDQVIKADMHDPTTCPDCSSKQAELAQCRFIRMKKNKLEADLLHKKMEEHMYSKDLVTSIGEIFQSLPKLSEEQNAIWERLYNSVKKT; encoded by the exons ATGGCGCTATCCCCAGTCAGCGAAGAAAGTCCAAATTATGAGGAAGTGCTGCAAAAAAGTGACTCTTTGAGTTGTGGATTCAGATATTCTGGAGACTCATTTGAATCTAGTATTGGAGAGTCTAACGGAAGATACAAAAGTGATGCCTCTGACTTCATTACCAAGAGTGAAAAGTATCTCAGTGATTCCTTTGAATCCTTTGAAGGAGAATCCAGCCCTCAGCAAAGAAGTGATTCCTTCCAGTCCCTTACTGGAGACTCTAGTAGGAACTATGAAAGTGATTCTTTTGAATCGCTCTCTGTCGAGTCTGGTGTTCATCGGTCAGATTCTTCTGAGAGTTCATCCATAGAAACCGTTTCAATAGAAGATGACCACAATGACAATCATCAAG GAACGGGTCTGATCGGCAAATTGATAAAGACGCTGGTTGATGGCAATCCCCGGCCAAATAATTCATTTCAACATCGACTTAAATCTG ATGCTCACCAGGAGTGTTCAGGGAGTGATAACAAGCCGGTGAATTCTTACTGCTCCATAAAGATAGAACATCTGCGCCAATCGGCAAAAAGACAAAGGCAAAGAAAACGCCATCCACTAACTCGTCCTGGCGCAGCAGCAAACACACATGAACCATGTCCTGTTCCCCGTGAACTGATGAACAGGCTTCAATTACAACGTATCAAGGAAACTATTGACCAG gtgatcaAGGCTGATATGCATGACCCTACCACCTGCCCGGACTGCAGCAGTAAACAGGCGGAACTGGCACAGTGCCGCTTTATAAGAATGAAAAAGAATAAATTGGAAGCTGATTTGCTGCATAAGAAAATGGAAGAGCACATGTACAGCAAG GATCTGGTTACTTCCATTGGAGaaatcttccagtctcttcccaaACTTTCAGAAGAGCAGAATGCTATCTGGGAAAGACTCTACAACAGTGTCAAGAAGACATAG